Within the Bacteroidales bacterium genome, the region CAGTATGGATAGCTGAACAGAAGATTCAATTTCCAGGTAAAATTCAATGGTTGGTTTTGAGTTGATCGGATTGGGGAAAACTTGTAAGACAGCATTGCCGTAGTCTTTATTTTCAGCCAATACAATGGTAATCGAACTCTCATAACATCCCATATCAATTATTCCAAGGATACGCTGATTTCCACATAGGCAGGTTAACGGACAAATCCACTCCACTGGCAGATAACCCGGGTCAAGGGTTCCCGAATCTATACAAGGTGATGAATCTCCCAACAAATAAAGCCATCCTCCTGCGTTTACAAATTCAGGATCGTCTTCTATGTTAAATAGATATTCTCCCTGAAACCCCGGCGTAATCCCATACTCCCCGTCTTCTACATCGCAATAATAAACATTTAAAAACGGAACTGGATTATCCATTCTTATGCTGATCTGGCTTGCACCGATTACTGCCGTATTTCCCCAAAAAATACAATTGGTAAAGGTTGTTTTACCTCCCAGTTCCAGTTCATAAGCCCCTCCGTCGTCCACAGCATGGTTATCGGCGAAGGTGCAGTTCACAAAATGGGGACTGCTGTTATCCCAGGATAATCCGGCGCCACCACCACCTCCTACAAAGGTTGACTCGTTGTTATAGAACAGGCAGTTATCAACGACAGGATCAGAATGGGTTCCAATAATGATAGCCCCGCCCCAGCTGGATGAATTGTCATGGAAAATGCAATGAGAAATGTGCATAGAGCATTCGAACATGGCAATTGCACCCCCGGCTGGATTATTCATGGTGAATTTATCTGCTCCATTATATCTGAAAATACAGTGGCTGATCCCGATACTATCAACCAGATTAATCCGTATCGCCCCGCCGCAGTTATACCCGGTTTCTAATCCATAAGCATAGCTGTGCTCAAAAATACAATGATTTAATGCCGAATTCGGATTTGTAGCCGGTGTCTGATCCCAAACCATTCCGCCCCATTTGACATCCGGGTCAACTGCGGTAAATAGGATAGGAAGCTCTTCCGTTCCTTCGGCATGGAGGCATCCCTGGATGTCGAACCGTTCGGTTGTATTGAATTTAACTTCAACCCCGGGATCAATCGTCAATATTTCCCCATCAGGGATAATGAGATAGCCCATGACGATATAGGGCGAGCCTGCCAAAGTCCATGTACCGCTTACTTCATTTTCCCAGATGAGCGTGCCTGCCGGAAGCGCGGGGATCAGCTTTCCCATGTTTATTTCGTGAAATACGCCATCCCGGCCGTTCGCATTTATCGTACCCGGTGTACCCTGACCTTCCATATAGGTTTTCATCGAATGACCTGCCAGGTCTTTCAGGAATGAAGCAGCCACATGCTGAGCGTTACCCGATGCATTTGCCGAAATATCGTTAAGGGTTGAAGGGCTTGATTGGGTTGACCAGTTGTAATTTATTGTTGCAACATCACGGGTACCGTAATTCGTGTCGATTACATATTCAAGGATAGGCTCGCCTGCGATTTCCAGCGTGACTACATTACCGTAATGATGATACCAGTGCGTACTGCCAATCAGCCCCCAGTCAATGTCTTCAATGTTATTTCCAAGCGTGGCCAGCCCGGATTTTATCTTAAGCTGATCCATGGTATAGCCCCTGTATTCCAGTTGTACGTTAAGGTTTGGAAAACCAACACCAGCATCCGTAAAATGAGATAAAGCGGCATTTGGATCGGGATCGATATCATCATAATCGCGTGATGCGATATAATATGCCATCCACCATGAAATCCCGTTGTAGGTAAAGGTATGCCCGAAAGCCTGCGGTTCTGGTCCCGTGCCGTCGGCATCCCAGGCGGAAATGCCTTCATGGGCGGAAGCAAGGCCTGTAAAAGGCAACTCAGGCATGCCTTTTTTGAGGTAGCCGGAAAGCACATTGAAAAATATTCCATCCAGTCTTCCGTTACCATCAAAGAATATTCCTGTGGACTCTATTTCTCCGACCAACCTTATCTCATTACCATCAAGGTCCTGTAAAAAGGCGGCAGCAACCTCTTTCACAGGAGCGGAACTGTTTTGAGAATGATCAAACGGACGTGAATAACTGGTTTCAAACTGCCAGCGGTTGTAAACAGATTGATCATAGGAAGTAAAATTATTTTTACAGTAAAACAAGATCATAGGCTCGCCATTCAGTTCAATGAAACAATAGCCGTCATACCTGTTAAGATGATGCTTGTTATTGAACGTAAACCAGTCTTCTCCTTCAGTATCATTCCCCTCTGTAATCAACCCATTTTTTATTTTTACCTGGCCGGGAGAAAATCCATGATCAATAAGCGCTTGTTCGAAGAGCGGGAAACCGGTCATTCCGCCCAAAGCATGACATAATGCTGCATTCGGGTCGGGATCAATGTTATCATAATCCATAGAAGCGCAATAGTAACGTGATCCGCCCCATCCGAAAGGATGGGGATGACCAACAGCAGCAGGTTCATGACCTGTGCCATCGGCATCCCATATAGCAATCCCTTCATGGTTAGCAACCAGCCCCTCAAAAGGGATCTGGGCATTGGTGAAGAATCCGGTTAACAGTAAAATGAATACCGTTAACGCTGTTGATTGAAGTACTTTTTTTGTTTTCATAAGAACCTCCAAATTTTTAATTTAAAAAAATAGAATTAAACTTATTAAAATTGAGGTAAAATTACGACATTGAGAATCTGATAATGAATAAGATTAGTTAACGCCGGGGAATAATTAGTTATCGCCGGGAACTGGTGAGTTAATGTGTCTTGAAAAGATAATAACCACCGCGTTCGGCTCAGGCTCCGGCCTGAGCCGGATCTATTTCTGCAGGCTCTGCCTGCCATTTAGCGGCAGCATTGCTATTGAAACCTGTCAGCGTTTTAACGGCCTAACAACGTTTCCATCCAAAAACAGCTTGTTTTATCAATATTTTTGCTTTTTTCAAAACTCAAATCTCATTCAGTTGTTTAAAGCGCTATGGACGAGAAAAAGAAGGCCGTCGCCGAAAAAACTTACCTGATCCTTGCCGCGCTCTTTGTGGCAGCGCTGGTTACGGGCAACCTGATCTTTCAAAAGTTCTTCACCTGGAATCCTTTCGGATGGTTTGAATTTCAACTTTCGGTGGGCATTATTCCTTACCCCGTTACCTTTCTCGTCACCGACATCATTTCCGAAATCTATGGCAAAAAGAGGGCTAACCGCGTGGTACTTGCCGGGTTGTTTGCCAGTGCATTTATGCTCGGAATCATCATAATTTCTAATGCAGCTCCTGCAACCATCTGGTCTCCGGTGGATGATAGTGAGTTTAAAAAAGTATTCGGATTCACATTCATTGCTGTGGCTGCATCGCTGGCTGCTTACCTTCTCGCACAGCTGCTCGACGTACATATTTTTCATTACTGGAAAAGGGTAACCAATGGCAAACATCTCTGGTTGCGTAACAACGCCTCCACCTTCACTTCACAGTTTGTGGATACTTTCACGGTGTTGTTTCTGCTCTGCAGCTTTGGTGTGATCGAATGGACATACTTTTTAGGTCTTCTATGGAATGGCTATTTGTTCAAGATCATCATTGCTGCACTGGACACGCCGGTTATTTATGTCATGGTGTGGTGGATGCGAAGGTATTTCGGATTGAAAGCCAATGGGGCGGAATTGGAATTTTAATTTTCCATCATGCTTCTTTCCTCAGGATTTCTTTTTGACCGAAAGGAGCAAACGATCATAAATATAGAGCAGGATTGCCGTTCCAAATCCTATTCCTGCAAACACCATCCAGATATTCCCCGGCTGATAGGTATTCCAGAGATAAGTGGTCAGTTCAGTTTGGGTCATGTTCATCAGTTCAGCAGAGCGGCTGATAAAATCGTTTTGGGTAAAAGTCTCTGAAATGGGTTGAATATCGAGGTCTCTTGAAGTAACTTCTCTTTGAAGCAAAGTAATTTTGTCCGACATATTTCCATACACATCTCCCGAAAGAATGCCGGCGAAGAAATTTCCTCCGGCCATCGGCAGGAAAGAAGCCCCCATGTAAAGTGCTACTTTT harbors:
- a CDS encoding queuosine precursor transporter; translated protein: MDEKKKAVAEKTYLILAALFVAALVTGNLIFQKFFTWNPFGWFEFQLSVGIIPYPVTFLVTDIISEIYGKKRANRVVLAGLFASAFMLGIIIISNAAPATIWSPVDDSEFKKVFGFTFIAVAASLAAYLLAQLLDVHIFHYWKRVTNGKHLWLRNNASTFTSQFVDTFTVLFLLCSFGVIEWTYFLGLLWNGYLFKIIIAALDTPVIYVMVWWMRRYFGLKANGAELEF
- a CDS encoding T9SS type A sorting domain-containing protein, whose translation is MKTKKVLQSTALTVFILLLTGFFTNAQIPFEGLVANHEGIAIWDADGTGHEPAAVGHPHPFGWGGSRYYCASMDYDNIDPDPNAALCHALGGMTGFPLFEQALIDHGFSPGQVKIKNGLITEGNDTEGEDWFTFNNKHHLNRYDGYCFIELNGEPMILFYCKNNFTSYDQSVYNRWQFETSYSRPFDHSQNSSAPVKEVAAAFLQDLDGNEIRLVGEIESTGIFFDGNGRLDGIFFNVLSGYLKKGMPELPFTGLASAHEGISAWDADGTGPEPQAFGHTFTYNGISWWMAYYIASRDYDDIDPDPNAALSHFTDAGVGFPNLNVQLEYRGYTMDQLKIKSGLATLGNNIEDIDWGLIGSTHWYHHYGNVVTLEIAGEPILEYVIDTNYGTRDVATINYNWSTQSSPSTLNDISANASGNAQHVAASFLKDLAGHSMKTYMEGQGTPGTINANGRDGVFHEINMGKLIPALPAGTLIWENEVSGTWTLAGSPYIVMGYLIIPDGEILTIDPGVEVKFNTTERFDIQGCLHAEGTEELPILFTAVDPDVKWGGMVWDQTPATNPNSALNHCIFEHSYAYGLETGYNCGGAIRINLVDSIGISHCIFRYNGADKFTMNNPAGGAIAMFECSMHISHCIFHDNSSSWGGAIIIGTHSDPVVDNCLFYNNESTFVGGGGGAGLSWDNSSPHFVNCTFADNHAVDDGGAYELELGGKTTFTNCIFWGNTAVIGASQISIRMDNPVPFLNVYYCDVEDGEYGITPGFQGEYLFNIEDDPEFVNAGGWLYLLGDSSPCIDSGTLDPGYLPVEWICPLTCLCGNQRILGIIDMGCYESSITIVLAENKDYGNAVLQVFPNPINSKPTIEFYLEIESSVQLSILDIHGRIVYETEASELQSGKNQLSFDAGSMAPGVYFCRLQKGDKDLLRKMVKF